The Horticoccus luteus DNA window AACTCGATGGCGAATTTCGGCGCCAACAAGGCCAAGCAGATTGTGGCCTGCAATTACGACGGGCGCGTGATCGGCGATGCCATTCTTTTCGGCCTGTCAGATGAAAAATACAGCGTGGTGGGCCGGCCGTCGGTGCCGAATTGGGTCGAGTTCAACGCGCGCACAGGCAACTACGACGTCAAAGTCACAGTGGATGAATGGGCGATCTATAACAAGGGCCAGCGCCTGCTCTATCGTTATCAGATTCAGGGTCCGAATGCCTTGGAACTGATCAAGAGCGTGCACGAGGGTCCGTTTCCCGACATCAAGTTCTTCCATCTGGGCGAACTGAAGATCGCGGGGCACAAAGTGCGCGCGCTGGGGCACAACATGTCACGCATGGGTGGCCTGGAACTGCACGGTCCGCTGGCGGAAGGGAAAGCGGTGCTCGACGCGATCCTGGCGGCGGGACCGAAGTTCGGCTTGGTGCAAGGCGGCAGCCGGTCTTACGCGACGGTCTCGCCGGAGAGCGGCTGGATTCCGTCGCCGATGCCCGCGATTTACGCCGGCGAGAAGATGAAGCCGTATCGCGAATGGCTGCCGGCGGAGGGTTTTGAGGCCACGGCGTCGCTCGGCGGCAGTTTTTCGTCCCCGAATATTGAAGACTACTATCAAACGCCGTGGGATCTCGGCTACGGGCGGCACGTCAAATTTGACCACGACTTCATCGGCCGCGCGGCGCTGGAAAAAATCGCGGATCAGCCGCATCGCCGCAAAGTCTGGCTGCGCTGGAACAACGACGATGTGTTGAAGGTTTACGCCAGCCAGCTCCGGCCGGGCGACCGTTACAAATACATGGAAATGCCGAACGCCTACTATTCCCTGCTGCCGTTCGACAAGGTGATGGTGAACGGCCGGATGGTCGGTCTTTCGACTTACACGATCTACACGGCGAACGTGCGCGGGTGGTTCTCTCTGGCGATGGTGGACGACAATCTGGCTGATGGGGCCGAGGTGTCGGTCGTCTGGGGCGAAGAAAACGGCGGTTCGCCGCGGCCGATCGTCGAACGCCATGTGCAAACCGAAATCCGGGCGACCGTTTCCGACAACCGGCTCAATCTGCCGTGAGCGCGTCCGCCCAAGCCCGGCTGCGGCTCATCGCGTCGTGTCCTGACCGGACTGGAATCGTCGCCCGCGTGGCGACGTTTCTGGCCGAGCGCGGGGCGTCGATCACGGAGGCAGCGCAATATAACGATCCGCGCAGCGAGATGTTTTTCATGCGCTCGGAATTTGTGATTGGCGGCGATGCGGAGGTGCTGGCGCGGCTCGAAAAGGAGTTTCAACCCATCGGAACGGAAATGAAGATGGCGTGGCGGATGGTGGATGCGCAGCGGCGGCAGCGCGTCGTGCTGCTCGTGAGCAAGTTTGACCACTGTCTCGCCTACCTGCTGCACCGGCGAAAAGTGGGGGATCTGGAGTTCGACGTGCCGTGCGTGATTTCGAATCACGAGGACCTGCGGTCGCTGGTCGAGTGGTATGGCATTCCTTATCATTACGTGCCCGTGCCGAAAGAATCGGCGGGCAAACAGGCGGCGTTGGAGAAGACGGCGCAGCTCATTTCGGAGGCCGAGCCCGACACCATCGTGCTCGCGCGTTACATGCAGATCTTTCCGCCGTGGTTGTGCGAACGCTACCGCCATCGCGTGATCAACATTCATCACAGTTTCCTGCCGTCCTTCGTCGGCGGGAAGCCGTATCACCAGGCCGAGGAACGCGGCGTGAAGCTCATCGGGGCGACGTGTCACTACGTCACCGAAGAACTCGACGCCGGTCCGATCATCGAGCAGGACGTGGTGCGCATCCGGCACAGCGACACGATCAAGGACATGATGCGCTTGGGGAAAGACGTGGAGAACGCGGTGTTGTCCCGCGGGCTACGTTATCACCTCGAGGACCGGGTGCTCGTGCACGGGAACAAGACGATTTTGTTTTCGGGCTGAGTGATCCGACTGACTACGCGGGCGCGACGGTGGTTTTACGACCGTCGCGCCGCGCAGAGGATTTTTCGACGGAGTAATTCAGGCGGAGCGCGTCCGCCCAAGAGGCGTGTGTTGACGGAACCGCGGCGTGCGGCGGATGCTCAGCGTCACGCCGGGGTTTCGGCGTAGGCTTCCATCCCCACGCACGAGCAGACGAGGTTGCGGTCGCCGTAGACGTTGTCGACCCGGCCGACGGCGGGCCAGAACTTGCTGGCGCGCGTGTGACGGTCAGGGAAGGCGGCTTGTTCGCGGGAGTAGGGCCGCGTCCAGGCATCGTTTGCGATCACGAGTGCGGTGTGCGGCGCATGTTTGAGAACGTTGTTGGACTTGTCGGCGCGTCCGT harbors:
- the purU gene encoding formyltetrahydrofolate deformylase, whose protein sequence is MSASAQARLRLIASCPDRTGIVARVATFLAERGASITEAAQYNDPRSEMFFMRSEFVIGGDAEVLARLEKEFQPIGTEMKMAWRMVDAQRRQRVVLLVSKFDHCLAYLLHRRKVGDLEFDVPCVISNHEDLRSLVEWYGIPYHYVPVPKESAGKQAALEKTAQLISEAEPDTIVLARYMQIFPPWLCERYRHRVINIHHSFLPSFVGGKPYHQAEERGVKLIGATCHYVTEELDAGPIIEQDVVRIRHSDTIKDMMRLGKDVENAVLSRGLRYHLEDRVLVHGNKTILFSG